A genomic window from Montipora capricornis isolate CH-2021 chromosome 8, ASM3666992v2, whole genome shotgun sequence includes:
- the LOC138060335 gene encoding N-acetyltransferase 9-like protein isoform X3, with protein sequence MQSTELLEQTASERLSLEQEYDMQQTWFQDENKCTFIILDKNKWLQPELTEIDCMAGDVNLFLDVNHDDIAEIEIMIAEPSCRRKGLGREALLAMMNYGVTYLGIKKYEAKIGCGNDASLTLFDKLGFVKFMWEDMEEILEAFQGFPLARFLTR encoded by the exons ATGCAGTCTACTGAACTGTTGGAACAAACTGCATCTGAACGACTTTCACTGGAACAGGAATATGACATGCAACAGACCTGGTTTCAGGACGAAAATA AGTGCACTTTTATCATTttggacaaaaacaaatggCTGCAACCTGAGTTGACAGAGATAG ATTGCATGGCAGGCGATGTAAATCTTTTCCTCGATGTCAATCATGATGATATTGCAGAGATAGAAATTATGATAGCAG AACCATCTTGTAGAAGGAAAGGCCTTGGAAGAGAAGCTTTATTAGCAATGATGAATTATG GTGTTACTTACTTAGGAATTAAAAAATATGAAGCCAAGATAGGTTGTGGCAATGATGCTAGTTTGACTCTGTTCGACAAACTGGGATTTGTGAAG TTCATGTGGGAAGATATGGAAGAAATCCTTGAGGCATTCCAAGG ATTTCCATTAGCGAGGTTTTTAACGAGGTAA
- the LOC138060763 gene encoding axoneme-associated protein mst101(2)-like encodes MDKESKKSKRKAKRAKTESSQSGKAMVPSVGEDEEEKSEQVEGRVKYDIDDEKAEEKSLKAEKIRKKDRKNAKEDVDGDDAPEAKQRKREKRLKTRKENDEEEVKETRTAEETEVNKEGKTSKRERKRAKEDNEEENYQKPNTEGEAKKSGDEKIVETKIKSSLREKKKRKEENVEEEDQEECYAGKTKIADKKEMETDGRRSKRERKKTEEENVEGEDKDARGISENEEVLEGRKKKRDKRKQKEEEEEQHEGGKKRSEVEDKESENVAEKEMPKEEKKKRRGKKEQRAGTLEENEALDKNAIGKRTEKEGRKSKRKKSEKTSEEEFQEDDKKAEGKEEENVTADLEKDGRNGKKYKPDTKPSEEEDVITELKEKDVEEEKSGNGENKGTRKEEKRSRREKKKSKVETPVGESGVKRKDSCNDEAEESVKVDKKQRKREKGKSRENVGDNEKSRNGDGESTSGDSKEVGDDKRKNKSAKKASQNENMDGEKDTPDIGDDRNDTDSAEEHGQGGQKRKREKKKMLDVHIHESEKAAMSGTEENMVGERKAKGDRKKRIQEFMGEENPEVVKGDKLPKGEESGPKLGRQAESTGSKRGRKKPKGAVAENRVAVDENKEMKGKAKAEDSGAENSDETEKTDCKDDEKTAERKRKKKPKVDVDFDGDGREVAEKKPKRERKKTKSVEDEKLISEDEKEDVSGKGVERTERRSDETKSRKRRPDQGEEKLKTEAESCSPEKKSRSGRYKKKNVKKEKVAAEGLNLVENKPGNCESQTTNLEDIYSESKDGGKKSKMNEATRMEEEREEFTNYEGKSKRHRKKAKNGDGSSLDGQEENKEEQERKNRSKIGQWSEAEFGSPERTDKFRRLMGAYKETSNRGTGANSPSSSRHCMTKGSEELLTERLQQQYDSAMDYSRDRRGLDLVITQMKIQRTKYFILTKVLPSQ; translated from the exons ATGGACAAAGAAAGtaagaaaagcaaaagaaaagccAAAAGGGCAAAAACAGAAAGCTCTCAATCAGGAAAAGCTATGGTTCCTTCAGTTGGAGAGGATGAAGAGGAGAAGTCTGAACAAGTTGAAGGAAGAGTTAAATATGACATTGACGACGAAAAAGCGGAGGAGAAAAGCTTAAAAGCGGAAAAGATAAGAAAGAAAGACAGGAAAAACGCGAAGGAAGATGTGGACGGGGATGACGCCCCGGAAGCGAAgcagagaaagagagaaaagagactgaaaacaagaaaggaaaatgaCGAGGAAGAAGTTAAGGAGACTAGAACTGCAGAAGAGACGGAAGTGAATAAAGAGGGAAAGACGagtaaaagagaaagaaagagagcaAAAGAGGACAATGAAGAGGAAAATTATCAGAAACCTAACACTGAAGGTGAGGCAAAGAAAAGTGGTGATGAAAAGATAGTGGaaactaaaataaaaagcaGTTTAAGAGAAAAGAAGAAACGCAAAGAAGAGAATGTCGAGGAAGAAGACCAAGAGGAGTGTTATGCTGGAAAAACGAAAATCGCTGATAAAAAGGAAATGGAAACAGATGGAAGAAGGagtaaaagagaaagaaagaaaactgaagaGGAAAACGTCGAGGGAGAAGACAAGGACGCAAGAGGTATCAGTGAGAATGAAGAGGTGTTGGAAGGGAGGAAAAAGAAACGAGACAAGAGGAaacagaaagaagaagaagaagaacagcaTGAGGGAGGCAAAAAGAGATCTGAAGTTGAAGACAAGGAAAGTGAAAATGTTGCTGAAAAGGAAATgccaaaagaagagaaaaagaaaagaaggggaaagaaagaacaaagagcAGGAACTTTAGAGGAAAATGAAGCCCTAGATAAAAACGCTATTGGCAAACGAACtgaaaaagaaggaagaaagagCAAACGCAAAAAGAGTGAAAAAACTAGTGAAGAGGAGTTTCAAGAAGATGACAAGAAAGCCGAAGGCAAAGAAGAGGAAAATGTGACCGCTGATTTGGAGAAAGATGGGAGGAACGGAAAGAAATACAAACCAGACACAAAACCTTCAGAAGAGGAAGATGTCATTACAGAGCTGAAGGAAAAGGATGTTGAAGAAGAGAAAAGTGGCAATGGCGAAAATAAGGGAACGAGAAAGGAAGAAAAGAGAAGCAGacgagaaaagaaaaagtcaaaGGTAGAAACTCCGGTGGGTGAATCAGGGGTGAAGCGTAAAGATAGTTGTAACGATGAAGCAGAAGAAAGTGTAAAAGTAGACAAGAAACAACGCAAACGAGAGAAGGGAAAATCGAGAGAAAATGTTGGGGACAACGAGAAATCTCGCAATGGAGACGGGGAAAGTACAAGTGGTGATTCAAAGGAAGTGGGTGATGATAAGCGAAAAAACAAAAGTGCGAAGAAGGCATCACAGAATGAAAATATGGACGGAGAAAAAGACACCCCTGATATTGGTGATGACAGAAATGACACTGACAGTGCAGAAGAACACGGACAAGGCGGACAGAAGCGcaaaagggagaagaagaaaATGTTGGACGTTCATATTCACGAATCAGAGAAAGCGGCAATGAGTGGGACTGAAGAGAACATGGTTggagaaagaaaagcaaagggtGATCGAAAGAAAAGGATACAGGAATTCATGGGCGAAGAGAATCCGGAAGTAGTGAAAGGCGATAAACTACCAAAAGGGGAGGAAAGTGGACCAAAATTAGGAAGACAAGCTGAGTCGACGGGGTCAAAACGTGGACGAAAGAAACCAAAGGGTGCTGTTGCAGAAAATAGAGTTGCTGTTGAtgagaataaagaaatgaagGGAAAGGCTAAAGCGGAGGATTCTGGTGCAGAAAACTCAGACGAGACGGAAAAAACCGACTGCAAGGATGACGAAAAGACTGCAG AGAGGAAGcggaaaaagaaaccaaaagtCGACGTTGATTTTGATGGCGACGGACGGGAAGTCGCCGAGAAAAAGCCGAAGCGTGAACGAAAGAAGACCAAGAGTGTCGAGGATGAAAAATTGATCAGTGAAGACGAGAAGGAAGATGTCAGTGGAAAAGGCGTGGAGCGAACGGAGCGCAGATCAGACGAAACGAAATCAAGAAAACGACGCCCAGATCAAGGCGAAGAGAAATTAAAAACTGAAGCTGAAAGTTGTTCTCCAGAAAAAAAGTCGAGAAGTGGTCGTTACAAGAAGAAAAAtgtcaagaaagaaaaagtgGCTGCCGAAGGCCTGAACTTGGTGGAGAACAAACCAGGAAATTGTGAAAGTCAAACAACTAACTTGGAAGACATATATTCTGAAAGCAAAGATGGGGGCAAAAAGTCCAAGATGAATGAAGCTACCAGAATGGAAGAAGAACGTGAAGAATTCACGAATTATGAAGGCAAGAGTAAACGCCATCGAAAGAAAGCGAAGAACGGCGACGGATCCTCTCTGGATGGTCAAGAAGAGAATAAAGAGGAACAAGAGCGTAAAAATCGATCTAAG ATTGGCCAGTGGAGTGAAGCGGAGTTTGGCAGCCCAGAACGTACGGACAAATTTCGTCGTTTGATGGGCGCTTACAAAGAGACATCAAATCGGGGGACTGGTGCTAACAGCCCATCGTCAAGTCGCCACTGCATGACAAAAGGAAGTGAAGAGCTGCTTACGGAACGATTGCAGCAACAATACGATTCTGCCATGGACTACAGTAGGGACAGAAGGGGCTTGGACTTGGTTATAACCCAGATGAAGATCcaaagaacaaaatattttatattgACAAAAGTGCTTCCAAGTCAGTAA
- the LOC138060335 gene encoding N-acetyltransferase 9-like protein isoform X1, with protein sequence MQSTELLEQTASERLSLEQEYDMQQTWFQDENKCTFIILDKNKWLQPELTEIDCMAGDVNLFLDVNHDDIAEIEIMIAEPSCRRKGLGREALLAMMNYGVTYLGIKKYEAKIGCGNDASLTLFDKLGFVKISISEVFNEVTLEMQVTPGIQQWLHQATSHVTFHKYPFRPKPTTQSDL encoded by the exons ATGCAGTCTACTGAACTGTTGGAACAAACTGCATCTGAACGACTTTCACTGGAACAGGAATATGACATGCAACAGACCTGGTTTCAGGACGAAAATA AGTGCACTTTTATCATTttggacaaaaacaaatggCTGCAACCTGAGTTGACAGAGATAG ATTGCATGGCAGGCGATGTAAATCTTTTCCTCGATGTCAATCATGATGATATTGCAGAGATAGAAATTATGATAGCAG AACCATCTTGTAGAAGGAAAGGCCTTGGAAGAGAAGCTTTATTAGCAATGATGAATTATG GTGTTACTTACTTAGGAATTAAAAAATATGAAGCCAAGATAGGTTGTGGCAATGATGCTAGTTTGACTCTGTTCGACAAACTGGGATTTGTGAAG ATTTCCATTAGCGAGGTTTTTAACGAGGTAACTTTAGAGATGCAAGTAACACCAGGGATTCAACAATGGCTTCATCAGGCAACCAGCCACGTCACTTTTCACAAATATCCCTTCAGACCGAAACCTACAACCCAGTCTGATCTGTAG
- the LOC138060335 gene encoding N-acetyltransferase 9-like protein isoform X2: MQSTELLEQTASERLSLEQEYDMQQTWFQDENKCTFIILDKNKWLQPELTEIDCMAGDVNLFLDVNHDDIAEIEIMIAEPSCRRKGLGREALLAMMNYGVTYLGIKKYEAKIGCGNDASLTLFDKLGFVKVCFLFFSLFSYLNSNRILPFLFYSSCGKIWKKSLRHSKDFH, encoded by the exons ATGCAGTCTACTGAACTGTTGGAACAAACTGCATCTGAACGACTTTCACTGGAACAGGAATATGACATGCAACAGACCTGGTTTCAGGACGAAAATA AGTGCACTTTTATCATTttggacaaaaacaaatggCTGCAACCTGAGTTGACAGAGATAG ATTGCATGGCAGGCGATGTAAATCTTTTCCTCGATGTCAATCATGATGATATTGCAGAGATAGAAATTATGATAGCAG AACCATCTTGTAGAAGGAAAGGCCTTGGAAGAGAAGCTTTATTAGCAATGATGAATTATG GTGTTACTTACTTAGGAATTAAAAAATATGAAGCCAAGATAGGTTGTGGCAATGATGCTAGTTTGACTCTGTTCGACAAACTGGGATTTGTGAAGGTTTGCTTTTTGTTCTTTAGCCTATTTTCGTATTTGAACTCAAACCGTATTTTGCCATTTCTTTTTTATAGTTCATGTGGGAAGATATGGAAGAAATCCTTGAGGCATTCCAAGG ATTTCCATTAG